The following proteins come from a genomic window of Candidatus Auribacterota bacterium:
- a CDS encoding DNA-directed RNA polymerase subunit alpha, which produces MVIRLGRFEMPKRLLEEEGSATDTYAKFIAEPFERGYGHTLGNALRRVLLSSLEGAAITSVRINGVLHEFDTIDGMVEDVTELILNLKQVLLVSHSREPKKIELKADKKGEVTAADITTDGTVEVVNPAHHIAHLSKKVKLEIELEVEIGRGYRPSEGNKKEGQPIGIIPLDSIFTPVKRVAYHIEDTRVGQITEFDKLILEIWTDGRVKPEDALVQAASILREHIAVFVDFDKHPLAIGEEEEEEKEKKKGEDMDRLLDMSINEIELSVRAANCITAANIKTIGDLVQNTEAEMLKYRNFGKKSLNEIKQILTGMGLSLGMKPLEKKELPE; this is translated from the coding sequence ATGGTGATACGATTGGGAAGATTTGAAATGCCCAAGCGCTTGCTTGAGGAAGAGGGAAGTGCGACTGATACCTACGCGAAATTCATCGCTGAGCCGTTTGAGCGCGGCTATGGGCACACCCTCGGCAACGCGCTGAGGAGGGTGCTCCTGTCATCGCTCGAAGGCGCGGCGATCACTTCGGTCAGGATCAACGGGGTCCTGCATGAGTTTGATACCATCGATGGGATGGTTGAGGATGTCACTGAATTGATCCTGAACCTGAAACAGGTGCTCCTGGTATCGCACAGCAGGGAGCCGAAAAAGATCGAGCTCAAGGCGGACAAAAAGGGAGAGGTCACCGCGGCTGACATCACCACTGACGGGACCGTCGAGGTGGTCAACCCCGCGCACCACATCGCCCACCTCAGTAAAAAGGTGAAACTCGAGATCGAACTGGAGGTTGAAATCGGGAGGGGGTACCGGCCGTCGGAGGGGAACAAGAAAGAAGGGCAGCCGATAGGGATCATCCCGCTCGATTCCATATTCACCCCTGTCAAGAGGGTCGCCTATCACATTGAGGATACGCGCGTGGGCCAGATAACCGAGTTCGATAAGCTCATCCTCGAGATATGGACGGATGGCAGGGTGAAACCTGAGGATGCCCTCGTACAGGCCGCCTCGATTCTACGGGAACACATCGCCGTGTTCGTTGATTTTGACAAGCATCCGCTCGCGATAGGGGAGGAAGAGGAGGAGGAGAAAGAGAAGAAAAAGGGAGAAGATATGGATCGCCTTCTCGACATGAGCATCAACGAGATCGAGCTGTCCGTCCGCGCCGCGAACTGCATCACTGCCGCGAACATCAAGACGATCGGTGACCTGGTGCAGAATACGGAGGCGGAAATGCTGAAATACAGGAACTTCGGGAAAAAATCGCTCAATGAGATCAAGCAGATCCTGACGGGGATGGGGTTATCCCTTGGCATGAAGCCCCTGGAGAAGAAGGAACTGCCGGAGTAA